Below is a window of Dictyostelium discoideum AX4 chromosome 1 chromosome, whole genome shotgun sequence DNA.
tCAAATAATCATCAAACTCAATTACCAGCATTATCTTTAATACCATCTAAATCAAGAGCAAAATTAGCATTcgttttattaattcatgATATTGATATGCCAgctataaaattattattcaatcACATTTATAAAGTTAAACATTATTATGTTATTCATGgtttgtattttaaaaagtttaaataatttttattattatttttttactaattttatttttataattattattattattattatttagttgatgctaattttaaagatagagtaaaaataaatcaattaaaagaatatgttaaaaatttaaagaatcaaaattataaaaaggaTATATTCATTCCAAAGAAATatccaaataatattgaaatattaCAAGAAAGATTTCAAAATAGTTGGGGTTCAATTTCATTGGTTTATTCTGAATTGGCATGTTATACAAAATTAGTTGATATGGTATTAGATAGGTCAATGGTAACTGGTGTTGATGAAAAATGGTCACATGTTATTAACctttcaattaatgatttccCAATTAAACCAATCTATAAATTAGAACAATTCTTTTctcaaaaatcaaatatacaaaagaattttataaatgaagataatattttaaaagaatctGAAAGATATAatgtaattataattatgatattaatattaataataataatatttaaattactcattcataattatattaattttatttttatattattttaatttttttattattttagaaatCATGGGTTGAATGTGGTAAGAGACAAATGGtatctattaattttggtaGTGTTGGATTAGAGGATGCTGATGCTGATGGTgataattatcatttatgTGGTTTAGATAATGGTGGTgttgaaaaaacaattaatagaaaaaattataaagaagGTTCACAATGGCATTTtattacatttaaatttgcacattatttaatttctgaTTTCAGATCAATTTCAAGATTATTCTCAATGAAATTCTCTTTTATTCCAGATGAATCTTTTTTCCAAATTGCAAAGTCTGaatcaaaagatttattaattgatcaagattgggatattgataattataGATTCATTCCATGGTATAATAGTGATAAAGCTTTAATTGTTGGAATGGACGAAATAAAGagtaatttcaataataattcaagaTATTTCTTCACACGTAAAGTTTATACAtcagatattaaaaatgaaataattgaaaaatatttaaaagattaaaattaaaattaaaattaaaataaaataaataaattaaaaaaataaaaattatcttaTTTCCAATtccaccaaaaaaaaaaaaaaaaacccatgAACAGTGGATTTTGTATAAATCCACTTTTTTtgggttttaatttttaaaatttttcaatttttttttttttctaaaaataatcaaagaatcttattattaattttaattttaaaaagaattttataaataaatttcatgaaataataaaataataaaatattgaagtgttataattttttaattgaaaaataaaaataaaaaaataaaataaaaaaaaaatgtaatataaatttatatttaaaaagaaaataattaaaaaataataataataataataatggaggATAATATAACttcaattgtaattgattgTGGATCTGGTATGTGTAAAGCTGGAATTGGTGGTGAAGAATTTCCAAGAGTTTCATTTCCATCAATTGTAGGAAAGCCAAGATTTGAAAAAACAATGTGTGCTATTGGTAATAAAGAATATTATGTTGGTGATGAAGCTCAATCTCAAAGAGGAATgttatcattaaaatatcCAATTAAGAATGGAATAGTTGTTAATTGGGAATATATGGAAAAATTGTTATTTCATATGTTTTATAATGAATTACGTGTTTCTCCAGATCAGTATCCAATTCTTTTCACTGAATCACCATTAAATCCTAAATCAAATAGGGAAATGTTAACACAAATAAtgtttgaaaaatttaatgtACCAGCTTTATATATAGCAATTCAAGCTGTCCTTTCATTATATGCGTCTGGTCGTACATGTGGTATTGTTTTGGATTCAGGTGATGACGTTACACATACAGTGCCAATTTATGGTGGTTATGTTTTACAACATTCAATAATTCGTTTAAATTTTGCTGGAAGTGATTTAACAGAATATATggcaaaattattattagaacgTGGGTATTCATTTACAACAACTTCTGAAATGGAAAttgttaaatcaattaaagagaaattaGCATATGTTGCTATTAACTTTAATGCTGAAATGTCAAAACCAATCGATACATTAGAAACAACTTATCAACTACCAGATggtcaaataataataattggaaATGAAAGATTTCGTTGTGCTGAAGCGTTATTTCAGCCATCAATGATTGGCTTAGAATGTGATGGTATTCATGAAacaattttcaaatcaatAATGATGTGTGATATTGATATTCGTAAACATATGTAtgcaaatattttattatcaggTGGTAATACAATGCTCTCAGGAATTTCCGACCGTATCTATAACCAACTAAGAGAATTGGCACCAAATaatatgaaaattttaattgttgctTCCCCAGAAAGAAAAAATCTTGTATGGATAGGTGGATCAATTTTAACTACTCTTCCCCTATTCCAAGAAATGTGGATCTCAAAAGAAGAATATGATGAACATGGCccatcaattattaataaaaaagttggattatattaaataaattgtttttaggGAATTAAAAtatgtatttattttatttatagttttaataaataataatagacaaataaaaaaaattaaatattgacaTAAAGATCTAAAAGTGAGCCAAGATTCAAAGATAAACCCAATAATTGAGATCTATCGTCACTTTGGGAAGTACCTTGATTAGCACTAACTTTAAAGTTTGACATTGACTTATTTGTTTGGGTTGATTTAACACTTCCCATTGATGCAATTGattctattattaaaaaaaaattataattagtaaattattaacttgtttatttaaaaaaaaaaaaattatttaaaaaaacatttttttaacaatttaataattactgtataacattttatttttatttttttaaaaaaattgtaattaaaacttttttgttttatttgttttatatgttttatttgttttggaatgaaaaataaaattattaaatttgaaatttatagtttttttttttaaggtttttttttttacttatattaaactatattaattatattatatttttaataattttcttattttattttttaagatctcatttttttgaaaaaaaaatacaaaacaaGATtgtgtttgaaaaaaaaaaaaaggtacaTCTTCCAATTTATTCTTAGTAAAAAATAggaataaaaattttaagaaaAGTAAATCCCATTTTGTATTTTGTATTTGAGatcattgttttttatcaattaaaaattgaattcgtatattttttattttggaaataataatattttgattaaaaaataccAAATGGTTTTATATtggttaaaatttttaattacgTAAATGGTGGGGggatctaaaaaaaataaaagatatataatttcaataccCCCTAAAAAAAACagcaaaataatttaaataaaaattatgattGCACCAGGTGTGtgtgttttaaattttaaattttaaatccaaCAATTAAAgaggatattttttttttagaactCCTGAACACCCAGCATTAATACTTATATCATGTATAAAAACtcattataaaaaagaatattacattttaatattaaaaatttaaaatctattaattgtttatttaaattttaaaataaatttattttaattattattataactaaatttttaaatatatatatccAATCCTAACAATGAACCAAGGTTGAGAGAAAGGCCAAGCAATTGGacattatttaaactttGTTTACTTGAGGCATCACTAatattggtaaaattaaCAGATGCGGTTTTGGTTTGGGATTTACCAATAGAAGAAATTGattctaaattaaaaatttggtattagtatcttttttttttttttgtatttctcaaaaaaaaattaatatttactgTATAACATTTTAGCTTTTTTgagtttataattttttgtttttaatgtttaaaaaaaaattttaattaaacaaatttatactttttttttttttttttttatccataaaaaataattttaaaagtccaaaaaaaaaaaaaaaaacaaattaaataattaataggaattaataataataatttggtgtttctaaataaacaaataccAAAAATCTATTACATTTtcgttttaattaatttaataaaaaggaaacaaaataatttaaaattgttttgtccaagaaaattttaattttattttaatttttgaaagatTAATGTAGATAATAATTTCGAAAATAGGATTATTTCTTGGTATAGACATACGAGTTGGATGTATTTTCTTGGACAAAACAAAAATcctttataaattattacaaatcttttttttatcttgCCAATAGTGCCAATGGATTCCAATATAAagaaaagtttttttaagtaataaattataattatattataatagtttatttgttaattgaagaatttatatttttaatgaagCCAATTTTGGTTggtttgaattaaataattcaatccattttaaaaacaattaaaacatttaataaagacttttttttttttttttttttttagtttataAATAcgtttactttttttttttagttttttttattattatttatttttttatttatttatttattttagtaaTTATTGAAATAACCCATTGAAACAACAAAAGTACTTTCAGCAGTTTGAGAGATAATTTTAGCATTTTGGATATCGAGTGAAACGAAATTTAAGACAGCGTTAAAGTTGACAGCTGCGTAGAGAGTAGTTTGATGAGCAGCATGTGAAACAACATTAACTTGTTGAGCTGCAGTGAAAATACCTAATGGTTTGACAGCACCAGTTTCTGGATCGATTAAAGCATAATCTTGACCAGAGTTACCGTTTGAATCGGTGATGATTACAGTACCAACTAAAACATCCAATGATGGTACATAAAGTAAATCGTATGGACCAGAGGTGACACCAGTTGGTAATACTAAATTGACGGAACCAAGGTTTTCACCTGAACGAGTATCAAAAGTGGTGACAGTGACATCGTTGACAGTTGCAGTGACAACATAATAAGTATGATTCCAAGTTGAAAGACCAACACCTAAAAATGCACCTTCAACTGATCCATAAACATCATATGAACCTGAAGCTGGATCAATTTCACCAACTAACCATGTATTGTTACCTTCTGAAATTACacattttaatgaattaacaTCACTATCATATCTTAAACCATAAACTAATTCAGTTGTTGGTAATGGTACGAAATaattaactttattttttgcaACATTAATTGTAACTAAATAATtaatctataaaaaaaaaaaaaaaaaaaaaattttaagttaatatatatatattttttaaaataataataataaatgaataaataagttttaaaaacttaCACCATTATTTGAAAGTTGGAAAGTAAAGATTGAAGTTAAATCATTCATTGCGCTATTACCTGGAAGTGAATTTGTGAAATTTGGGAATAATAATGAGTAAGTGGCTTGACCAGCAGTGGTTGAGATTTGACCAAAGTTGGCTGTGTTACCAGTTTGCCAAACACCATATAAATTTGCACTTGcatatgaaattaatgagagaataactaaaaataataacttcatttctttttctttcttttttataatatctacaatatatataaataaataaatgaatgaaaaaaaaaaaaaaaaaaataaaaaaaaaacggcCTCGggttttgtttatttttttttttttttttttttttttaaaattaaaaaaaaaagaaaaaaaataaaaaaaataaaatattttaaaaaatatctaaaaaaaaaatcgtaAAAATCATCCAAATTTATACtgaattgttatttttattttatttttttatttttatttttattttatttttttatttttattttttaataattgatcaattaattcccaatatttaaaattcttaagaatcatttgaaaccaattaattattccttatttctttttaattttttttttttttcatttttttattttttttttttttttttttctttcattttttgtttttctcacttttttttttttttctttcattttttttttttttttttttcaatgtaAAC
It encodes the following:
- the gnt10 gene encoding GlcNAc transferase, translating into MNKILILFLSVILLSLFSIFLLNSINNHDIEIKNPENNKNYNNIKKQKKTVNNRPEKIKLSGGITSTLSDIQSNIINQLNKKNELKIKNENKKKNNKNNKNKKNKSNKKLETLDNNKNNNENNNKNNINKNNKKVKNNLINFKKDEISIFGFKCENGGIGFHDGCICPYGFKDEFCETPSKNISTCFDPSFKIEYLYKLDQVDPQTCKSKIGSLCCWSKFRSDNKISNSILNYKQLLLKTNNIQNYELNNSSKFSINNNDNHDLIIKSILQSYGPWDENDKLFLKYIIMNNIQKTNYILKYSNPVSQNFNYKLNINNNNYNNINNNKNKPSNNHQTQLPALSLIPSKSRAKLAFVLLIHDIDMPAIKLLFNHIYKVKHYYVIHVDANFKDRVKINQLKEYVKNLKNQNYKKDIFIPKKYPNNIEILQERFQNSWGSISLVYSELACYTKLVDMVLDRSMVTGVDEKWSHVINLSINDFPIKPIYKLEQFFSQKSNIQKNFINEDNILKESERYNKSWVECGKRQMVSINFGSVGLEDADADGDNYHLCGLDNGGVEKTINRKNYKEGSQWHFITFKFAHYLISDFRSISRLFSMKFSFIPDESFFQIAKSESKDLLIDQDWDIDNYRFIPWYNSDKALIVGMDEIKSNFNNNSRYFFTRKVYTSDIKNEIIEKYLKD
- the act26 gene encoding hypothetical protein, whose translation is MEDNITSIVIDCGSGMCKAGIGGEEFPRVSFPSIVGKPRFEKTMCAIGNKEYYVGDEAQSQRGMLSLKYPIKNGIVVNWEYMEKLLFHMFYNELRVSPDQYPILFTESPLNPKSNREMLTQIMFEKFNVPALYIAIQAVLSLYASGRTCGIVLDSGDDVTHTVPIYGGYVLQHSIIRLNFAGSDLTEYMAKLLLERGYSFTTTSEMEIVKSIKEKLAYVAINFNAEMSKPIDTLETTYQLPDGQIIIIGNERFRCAEALFQPSMIGLECDGIHETIFKSIMMCDIDIRKHMYANILLSGGNTMLSGISDRIYNQLRELAPNNMKILIVASPERKNLVWIGGSILTTLPLFQEMWISKEEYDEHGPSIINKKVGLY